The genomic DNA CATACAACAACGCATTCAATCGAGTATTGATGTTAAAAATTCTATTTTAAATAATGATATTATATTGAATACGATAAACGCTATTGCTCAATTGATAATTCGTTCGTTTAAGCAAGGGAATAGTGTTTGGCTATGTGGTAATGGAGGTAGTGCTGCAGATGCACAGCATATAGCAGCCGAACTTTCGGGACGATATTATTTTGATAGACCCCCTTTACCGGCCGAGGCATTGCATGTTAATACTTCGTATTTAACCGCAGTTGCCAACGATTATGGATACGATGATATTTATGCACGTTATATTATGGCAGTGGGAAAAAAGGGCGATGTGTTGATAGGCATTTCTACATCTGGCAATTCAAAAAATGTTGTTAATGCGTTTAAACAGGCAAAAGAACAAGGTTTAGTGTTGGTTGCATTAACAGGTGAAAAAAGTTCACAATTAGAAGTTTTGAGCGATTATTGCATAAAAGTGCCGTCATTAGATACACCTCGTATTCAGGAAACGCATATTCTTATTGGTCATATTTTATGCGAATTAGTAGAATCGGACTTGTTTAATACGAAATAATTTGAATTTTTTATTGTTATTTCATAAAAAAAGAGCTGTACATTTGTATTGCACAGCTCTTGGTATTAAAAGAAAAACGAGTATTAATATCTATAATGGTCGGCTTTATATGGACCTTCGACCGGCACACCAATATATTGTGCTTGTTTATCAGTAAGCTTGGTTAATTTTACGCCTATGTGTTCTAAATGTAAGCGAGCCACTTCTTCGTCTAAATGTTTAGGTAAGCGATAAACACCAATTTTATATTGATTTTTGTAAAAATCGATTTGTGCTAATGTTTGATTGGTAAACGAATTACTCATTACAAACGAAGGATGACCTGTAGCACAACCTAAGTTTACTAATCGTCCTTCGGCTAGTAAAATAATGGAATGTCCGTCGGGGAATATATATTGATCAACTTGTGGCTTAATGTTTACTTTTTTAATTCCGGGATAATTTTCGAGACGACTGACTTGAATTTCGTTATCGAAGTGTCCGATATTGCATACAATAGATTCATTTTTCATTTGAAGCATGTGTTCAAGTGTAATAACGTCGCAGTTGCCTGTTGCCGTAACAAATATATTACCTTCTTTTAATGCTTCTTCCATAGTAGTAACTTCAAAGCCTTCCATAGCAGCTTGTAGGGCGCAAATAGGGTCAATTTCGGTAACTATAACGCGAGCACCATAGCTACGCATAGAGCGAGCCGACCCCTTTCCAACATCGCCATAACCGGCTACTACAACCACTTTCCCAGCTAACATAATGTCGGTTGCACGTTTAATACCATCGGCTAACGATTCGCGGCAGCCATAAAGGTTGTCGAATTTAGACTTGGTAACCGAATCGTTTACATTGATGGCAGGGAATAAGAGCTCGTTTTTCTCAAACATTTGATACAAACGATGAACACCGGTAGTTGTTTCTTCGCTAACACCTTTTATGTTTTGAACCATTTTGTGCCATTTATTCGGCTCATTTTTTAGCGTTTCTTTGAGCAAGGCTTTTATTATTTTTTCTTCGTCTGAAGTTGAAGGAGTATCGAGGAACGAAGGGTCGTTTTCGGCTTTGTAACCCCAGTGTATAAGCAAGGTAGCGTCGCCACCATCGTCAACAATCGAAGTAGGACCTTGACCGTCGGGAAATGAAAGGGCTTGGAGCGTGCACCACCAGTATTCTTCAAGTGTTTCGCCTTTCCATGCAAAAACTGGAATACCGGCTTTAGCAATAGCAGCTGCAGCGTGGTCTTGGGTTGAGAAAATATTGCAACTTGCCCAACGTACGTCGGCGCCTAATTCAACTAAGGTTTCAATTAAAACGGCAGTTTGAATAGTCATATGCAACGAGCCTGTAATGCGAGCTCCTTTTAAT from Bacteroidales bacterium includes the following:
- a CDS encoding adenosylhomocysteinase → MTSEIMTYKVKDLSLADWGRKEIKLAETEMPGLMSLRKKYGTQKPLKGARITGSLHMTIQTAVLIETLVELGADVRWASCNIFSTQDHAAAAIAKAGIPVFAWKGETLEEYWWCTLQALSFPDGQGPTSIVDDGGDATLLIHWGYKAENDPSFLDTPSTSDEEKIIKALLKETLKNEPNKWHKMVQNIKGVSEETTTGVHRLYQMFEKNELLFPAINVNDSVTKSKFDNLYGCRESLADGIKRATDIMLAGKVVVVAGYGDVGKGSARSMRSYGARVIVTEIDPICALQAAMEGFEVTTMEEALKEGNIFVTATGNCDVITLEHMLQMKNESIVCNIGHFDNEIQVSRLENYPGIKKVNIKPQVDQYIFPDGHSIILLAEGRLVNLGCATGHPSFVMSNSFTNQTLAQIDFYKNQYKIGVYRLPKHLDEEVARLHLEHIGVKLTKLTDKQAQYIGVPVEGPYKADHYRY
- a CDS encoding D-sedoheptulose 7-phosphate isomerase, translating into MDKKKLIQQRIQSSIDVKNSILNNDIILNTINAIAQLIIRSFKQGNSVWLCGNGGSAADAQHIAAELSGRYYFDRPPLPAEALHVNTSYLTAVANDYGYDDIYARYIMAVGKKGDVLIGISTSGNSKNVVNAFKQAKEQGLVLVALTGEKSSQLEVLSDYCIKVPSLDTPRIQETHILIGHILCELVESDLFNTK